Proteins from a genomic interval of Panthera uncia isolate 11264 chromosome C1 unlocalized genomic scaffold, Puncia_PCG_1.0 HiC_scaffold_4, whole genome shotgun sequence:
- the LRRC39 gene encoding leucine-rich repeat-containing protein 39 isoform X1 produces the protein MSENVVCTGAVNAVKEVWEERIKKHNEDLKREKEFQQKLVRIWEERVSLTKLREKVIKEDGRVILKIEKEEWKTLPSSLLKLSQLQEWQLHRTGLLKIPEFIGRFQNLIVLDLSRNTISEIPRGIGLLTKLQELILSYNKIKTVPRELSHCVSLEKLELAVNRDICDLPQELSNLLKLTHLDLSMNHFTTIPPAVLNMPALEWLDMGSNRLEQLPDTIERMQTLHTLWLQRNEITCLPETISNMKNLGTLVLSNNKLQDIPVCMEEMTNLRFVNFRDNPLKLEVTLPPSESIDEEEERELFGLQFMHIYIQESRRRAGMRFLYNTRQIFGRRMCIYISSFIDFSLHLTFSVKFCLLVNIAEGGAPGWLSRLSIWL, from the exons ATGTCAGAAAATGTGGTTTGTACTGGGGCTGTCAATGCTGTAAAGGAAGtttgggaagaaagaataaagaaacacaaTGAAGACCTGAAGCGAGAGAAGGAATTTCAACAGAA GCTAGTGCGAATCTGGGAAGAACGAGTAAGCTTAACCAAACTAAGGGAAAAGGTCATCAAAGAAGATGGAAGAGTCATTTTgaagatagaaaaagaggaaTGGAAG ACCCTCCCTTCTTCTCTACTGAAACTGAGTCAGCTACAGGAATGGCAACTTCATAGAACTGGTTTGTTGAAAATTCCTGAATTCATTGGAAGATTTCAGAACCTCATTGTATTAGATTTATCTCGAAACACAATTTCAGAGATACCTCGAGGAATTG GACTGCTCACTAAACTTCAGGAGCTGATTCTTAGTTACAACAAAATCAAGACTGTCCCCAGGGAACTAAGTCATTGCGTGAGCTTGGAGAAACTAGAACTTGCTGTAAACAGAGATATATGTGATCTTCCACAAGAG CTTAGCAATTTGTTAAAGCTTACTCACCTTGATTTGAGTATGAATCACTTTACTACAATCCCTCCTGCTGTGTTGAACATGCCTGCTCTTGAGTGGCTCGACATGGGAAGCAACAGACTTGAACAACTTCCTGATACTAtagaaag AATGCAAACTCTACACACATTATGGCTGCAACGGAATGAAATAACATGCTTGCCAGAAACAATCAGCAATATGAAAAACCTGGGTACTCTTGTTCTCAGCAACAATAAACTGCAAGATATTCCAGTGTGCATGGAAGAGATGACCAATCTGAG GTTTGTCAACTTCAGAGACAACCCACTGAAATTGGAAGTAACACTTCCTCCTAGTGAAAGCATAGATGAAGAAGAGGAACGGGAATTATTTGGCCTTCagtttatgcatatatatatacaggagTCACGGAGAAGAGCAGGTATGAGATTTCTTTATAACACAAGACAAATATTTGGTAgaagaatgtgtatatatataagttCCTTTATAGATTTCTCATTACATCTTACCTTTTCCGTCAAATTTTGTCTCTTGGTCAATATTGCggaaggaggggcccctgggtggctcagtcggttaagcatctggctttag
- the LRRC39 gene encoding leucine-rich repeat-containing protein 39 isoform X2: MSENVVCTGAVNAVKEVWEERIKKHNEDLKREKEFQQKLVRIWEERVSLTKLREKVIKEDGRVILKIEKEEWKTLPSSLLKLSQLQEWQLHRTGLLKIPEFIGRFQNLIVLDLSRNTISEIPRGIGLLTKLQELILSYNKIKTVPRELSHCVSLEKLELAVNRDICDLPQELSNLLKLTHLDLSMNHFTTIPPAVLNMPALEWLDMGSNRLEQLPDTIERMQTLHTLWLQRNEITCLPETISNMKNLGTLVLSNNKLQDIPVCMEEMTNLRFVNFRDNPLKLEVTLPPSESIDEEEERELFGLQFMHIYIQESRRRADNQVNCSTTLPISMDTDG, from the exons ATGTCAGAAAATGTGGTTTGTACTGGGGCTGTCAATGCTGTAAAGGAAGtttgggaagaaagaataaagaaacacaaTGAAGACCTGAAGCGAGAGAAGGAATTTCAACAGAA GCTAGTGCGAATCTGGGAAGAACGAGTAAGCTTAACCAAACTAAGGGAAAAGGTCATCAAAGAAGATGGAAGAGTCATTTTgaagatagaaaaagaggaaTGGAAG ACCCTCCCTTCTTCTCTACTGAAACTGAGTCAGCTACAGGAATGGCAACTTCATAGAACTGGTTTGTTGAAAATTCCTGAATTCATTGGAAGATTTCAGAACCTCATTGTATTAGATTTATCTCGAAACACAATTTCAGAGATACCTCGAGGAATTG GACTGCTCACTAAACTTCAGGAGCTGATTCTTAGTTACAACAAAATCAAGACTGTCCCCAGGGAACTAAGTCATTGCGTGAGCTTGGAGAAACTAGAACTTGCTGTAAACAGAGATATATGTGATCTTCCACAAGAG CTTAGCAATTTGTTAAAGCTTACTCACCTTGATTTGAGTATGAATCACTTTACTACAATCCCTCCTGCTGTGTTGAACATGCCTGCTCTTGAGTGGCTCGACATGGGAAGCAACAGACTTGAACAACTTCCTGATACTAtagaaag AATGCAAACTCTACACACATTATGGCTGCAACGGAATGAAATAACATGCTTGCCAGAAACAATCAGCAATATGAAAAACCTGGGTACTCTTGTTCTCAGCAACAATAAACTGCAAGATATTCCAGTGTGCATGGAAGAGATGACCAATCTGAG GTTTGTCAACTTCAGAGACAACCCACTGAAATTGGAAGTAACACTTCCTCCTAGTGAAAGCATAGATGAAGAAGAGGAACGGGAATTATTTGGCCTTCagtttatgcatatatatatacaggagTCACGGAGAAGAGCAG ATAACCAAGTCAACTGTTCAACTACTTTACCAATCTCTATGGATACTGACGGATAA